From one Gemmobacter sp. genomic stretch:
- a CDS encoding phenylacetate--CoA ligase family protein: protein MTTDDRTSAGMVALAATIRAARAGAPWWAARLPDPGPGPMTPESLAALPVLRKSQLPALQAADLPFGGLAARPPAGFARLFLSPGPICEPGEGADTGAARALQAAGFGAGDILLNTFGYHLTPAGLMFDDAGRAAGGAVIPAGGGNTDQIVTAMRAYRPTAYAGTADYLNILLTAADAAGVPVALTRAFLSGAAVTPTLRAAFTTRGIAVFELYGTAELGILAYETPAHQGMVLNDGFWAEIVAPGTGDPLPQGEVGELVVTLYRTAYPLIRFATGDLTAILPSADGVAPPRLRGWMGRADDAVKVKGMFLRPGMLADVLATSPVTRARFVVDRVDERDRLTLEVEGAEDPALGADLQRAVRSVTRLGCDLRWCAPGSIPQGPALADLR, encoded by the coding sequence ATGACGACCGATGATCGCACCTCTGCCGGCATGGTGGCGCTGGCCGCGACGATTCGCGCCGCCCGGGCCGGGGCGCCCTGGTGGGCAGCGCGGCTGCCCGATCCGGGGCCGGGGCCCATGACACCCGAATCGCTGGCCGCGCTGCCGGTGCTGCGCAAGTCGCAGCTGCCGGCGTTGCAGGCGGCCGACCTGCCGTTCGGCGGGCTGGCGGCGCGCCCGCCTGCGGGGTTCGCGCGGCTGTTCCTGTCGCCGGGGCCGATCTGCGAACCCGGTGAAGGCGCCGATACCGGGGCCGCCCGCGCCTTGCAGGCCGCGGGTTTCGGGGCGGGCGACATCTTGCTGAACACCTTCGGCTACCACCTGACGCCCGCCGGCCTGATGTTCGACGATGCCGGCCGCGCAGCCGGCGGGGCGGTGATCCCGGCGGGCGGCGGCAATACCGACCAGATCGTCACCGCCATGCGCGCCTATCGCCCCACCGCCTATGCGGGCACCGCCGATTACCTCAATATCCTGCTGACCGCCGCCGATGCGGCCGGGGTTCCCGTGGCGTTGACCCGCGCCTTCCTGTCGGGCGCGGCCGTCACGCCCACCCTGCGCGCAGCCTTTACCACCCGCGGCATCGCGGTGTTCGAGCTGTATGGCACGGCGGAGCTGGGGATCCTCGCCTATGAAACCCCGGCTCATCAGGGCATGGTGCTGAACGATGGCTTCTGGGCGGAAATCGTCGCCCCCGGCACGGGCGACCCGCTGCCGCAGGGCGAGGTGGGCGAACTGGTGGTGACCCTCTATCGCACCGCCTATCCGCTGATCCGCTTTGCCACCGGCGATCTGACGGCGATCCTGCCATCGGCCGATGGCGTGGCGCCGCCCCGCCTGCGTGGCTGGATGGGGCGGGCCGATGATGCGGTCAAGGTCAAGGGCATGTTCCTGCGCCCCGGCATGCTGGCAGATGTGCTGGCCACCAGCCCCGTCACCCGCGCCCGCTTTGTCGTCGACCGGGTGGACGAACGCGACCGCCTGACGCTGGAGGTCGAGGGGGCCGAGGATCCCGCCCTGGGCGCCGATCTGCAACGCGCGGTCCGCAGCGTGACCCGGCTGGGCTGCGATCTGCGCTGGTGCGCCCCGGGCAGCATCCCGCAGGGGCCGGCGCTGGCCGACCTGCGCTAG
- a CDS encoding FAD-dependent oxidoreductase — protein MRLGGPSFWFDEMGGPPALRPALAGDTVADVAIVGAGYTGLWAAYYLAQAAPSLRIVVVDQQFAGFGASGRNGGWLTGSFAWNPARYAADRGRPAVLAMADALHAGVEEVIRVARAEGIAADIHRTEELTVATSHAQLTRMMDEVAQRSHWGEGDRLRVLDAGEIRDRIAIPGALGALALSGVARIQPARLVTGLAAAVERLGVRIAEGTRVTAIAPGRLETTHGTLRATIILRCTEGFSATLPGARRDWLPLNSAQIATAPLAEDTWAKIGWQGHEIVGDFAHVYCYCQRTAGGRLVVGSRGVPYRFGSALDDRGRPDPATIRHLHTILRRHFPAAADAPVTHAWCGVLGVPRDWCATVGYDPATGIGHAGGYVGVGVATSNLAGRVLADLVLGRDSDLTRLPLVNRAVTRWEPEPLRWLGLRGMYAALHLADRMEARPGAGPSWLAALAYRLAGR, from the coding sequence ATGCGGCTGGGCGGCCCCTCGTTCTGGTTTGACGAGATGGGCGGCCCCCCGGCCCTGCGCCCCGCGCTGGCAGGTGACACAGTGGCCGATGTGGCCATCGTGGGCGCCGGCTATACCGGGCTGTGGGCGGCCTATTACCTGGCGCAGGCCGCGCCATCGCTGCGCATCGTGGTGGTGGACCAGCAGTTTGCGGGCTTTGGCGCCTCGGGGCGGAATGGCGGCTGGCTGACCGGCAGTTTCGCCTGGAACCCCGCCCGCTATGCCGCCGACCGGGGCCGCCCGGCCGTGCTGGCCATGGCCGATGCCCTGCATGCCGGCGTGGAGGAGGTGATCCGCGTGGCCCGCGCCGAAGGCATCGCCGCCGACATCCACCGGACCGAGGAACTGACGGTCGCCACCAGCCACGCCCAGCTGACCCGCATGATGGACGAGGTTGCGCAGCGCAGCCATTGGGGCGAAGGCGACCGGCTGCGCGTGCTGGATGCCGGCGAAATCCGCGACCGCATCGCCATTCCCGGGGCGCTGGGGGCGCTGGCGCTTTCGGGCGTGGCGCGCATCCAGCCCGCGCGGCTGGTCACCGGGCTTGCCGCGGCGGTCGAACGCCTGGGCGTGCGGATTGCCGAGGGCACCCGCGTCACCGCAATCGCCCCGGGGCGGCTGGAGACGACCCACGGCACACTGCGCGCGACGATCATCCTGCGCTGCACCGAAGGGTTCAGCGCCACCCTGCCAGGCGCCCGGCGCGACTGGCTGCCGCTGAACTCTGCCCAGATCGCCACCGCCCCGCTGGCCGAGGACACATGGGCGAAGATCGGCTGGCAAGGGCATGAGATCGTGGGGGACTTCGCCCATGTCTATTGCTATTGCCAGCGCACGGCAGGCGGGCGGCTGGTGGTCGGATCGCGCGGGGTGCCCTATCGGTTCGGGTCGGCGCTGGACGATCGCGGGCGGCCCGATCCGGCGACCATCAGGCATCTGCACACCATCCTGCGCCGGCATTTCCCGGCGGCCGCCGATGCGCCCGTCACCCATGCCTGGTGCGGCGTTCTGGGCGTGCCGCGCGACTGGTGCGCGACCGTCGGCTATGATCCGGCTACCGGGATCGGCCATGCGGGCGGCTATGTCGGGGTTGGCGTTGCCACATCGAACCTGGCCGGGCGGGTGCTGGCCGATCTGGTGCTGGGCCGCGACAGCGACCTGACGCGCCTGCCGCTGGTCAACCGTGCCGTCACCCGGTGGGAGCCCGAGCCGCTGCGCTGGCTGGGCCTGCGCGGCATGTATGCCGCCCTGCACCTGGCCGACCGGATGGAGGCGCGCCCCGGCGCCGGCCCGTCCTGGCTGGCCGCGCTGGCCTACCGGCTGGCGGGCCGCTAA
- a CDS encoding acetoin utilization protein AcuC: MGPVLIGHEIYRQSSYGQRHPLRVPRVSTVMDLTRAMGWLPRAAFRRSPRARPEALTHWHHPAYIAALQEAEEFGPSEHLRRFGLGTPANPVFPEVWRRPATSAGGVMLAAELLREGGVVYAPAGGTHHGLPDRANGFCYLNDPVLAMLAMRRLGIQRIAYVDIDAHHCDGVDLAFRDDPDILLLSVHEERRWPFTGALEDRGAGNVFNLPVPAGFNDSEMRAVLYELILPRVESFGAQAVVLQCGADAVDEDPLSRLALSNNAHWQVVRALQGIAPRYLVLGGGGYNPWSVGRCWAGVWATLTGAEIPDHLPPEAEAVLRGLVWHDAPKRKPIQPHWFTTLRDAPREGEVRPEIRARLAALAARPQP, translated from the coding sequence ATGGGGCCGGTGCTGATCGGGCACGAGATCTATCGGCAATCGAGCTATGGCCAGCGCCACCCCTTGCGGGTGCCGCGGGTGTCCACCGTGATGGACCTGACCCGCGCGATGGGCTGGTTGCCGCGCGCCGCCTTTCGCCGCAGCCCGCGCGCCCGGCCCGAGGCGCTGACCCACTGGCACCACCCGGCCTATATCGCCGCCTTGCAGGAGGCCGAGGAATTCGGCCCGTCGGAACATCTGCGCCGCTTCGGCCTTGGCACCCCTGCCAATCCGGTGTTCCCCGAGGTCTGGCGCCGGCCCGCCACATCCGCCGGCGGGGTGATGCTGGCGGCGGAACTTCTGCGCGAGGGCGGCGTGGTCTATGCCCCGGCGGGGGGCACGCATCATGGCCTGCCGGACCGGGCGAACGGGTTTTGCTACCTGAACGATCCGGTGCTGGCGATGCTGGCGATGCGGCGGCTGGGGATACAGCGGATCGCCTATGTCGATATCGACGCGCATCATTGCGACGGGGTGGATCTGGCGTTCCGCGACGATCCCGACATCCTGCTGCTGTCGGTCCACGAGGAGCGGCGCTGGCCCTTTACCGGCGCGCTGGAGGACCGGGGCGCAGGCAATGTGTTCAACCTGCCGGTGCCGGCCGGGTTCAACGACTCCGAAATGCGGGCCGTGCTTTACGAGCTGATCTTGCCACGGGTCGAAAGCTTTGGCGCGCAGGCTGTTGTGCTGCAATGCGGTGCCGATGCGGTGGACGAGGATCCGCTGTCGCGGCTGGCGCTGTCGAACAATGCGCATTGGCAGGTGGTGCGCGCGTTGCAAGGCATTGCGCCACGTTACCTTGTGCTGGGCGGCGGCGGTTACAACCCGTGGTCGGTGGGGCGTTGCTGGGCCGGCGTCTGGGCGACCCTGACCGGGGCCGAGATCCCCGACCATCTGCCGCCCGAGGCCGAGGCGGTGTTGCGCGGGCTGGTCTGGCACGATGCGCCCAAGCGCAAGCCGATCCAGCCGCACTGGTTCACCACCCTGCGCGATGCCCCGCGCGAGGGCGAGGTGCGGCCGGAAATCCGCGCCCGTCTGGCGGCCCTTGCCGCCCGGCCGCAGCCATGA
- a CDS encoding NUDIX hydrolase → MKQADPAAFTAARPHAQYGALCWRQHRDEVQVLLITSRETGRWLIPKGWPMKGRPAHEAARIEAWEEAGVIGTAGAEPIGVYAYAKGRAPETLRSCAVAVYPLQVTGLARRFPETGQRRRKWFSLAKAARKVAEPDLAALIAGFTPPPPAGPAPLDSALPRGHIQ, encoded by the coding sequence GTGAAACAGGCCGATCCTGCCGCCTTCACCGCGGCCCGCCCGCACGCCCAATATGGCGCGCTCTGCTGGCGCCAGCATCGGGACGAGGTTCAGGTGCTGCTGATCACCAGCCGCGAGACCGGGCGCTGGCTGATCCCCAAGGGCTGGCCGATGAAGGGCCGCCCCGCGCACGAGGCTGCCCGGATCGAGGCGTGGGAGGAGGCCGGCGTCATCGGCACTGCCGGGGCAGAGCCGATCGGGGTCTATGCCTATGCCAAGGGGCGGGCACCGGAAACGCTGCGGTCCTGCGCCGTCGCCGTCTATCCGTTGCAGGTGACGGGGCTGGCGCGCCGCTTTCCCGAAACCGGACAGCGGCGGCGCAAATGGTTTTCGCTGGCAAAGGCCGCGCGCAAGGTGGCGGAACCCGATCTGGCCGCGCTGATCGCTGGCTTCACTCCGCCGCCCCCTGCCGGCCCGGCCCCCCTTGATTCCGCCCTGCCCCGGGGGCACATCCAGTAG
- the nagA gene encoding N-acetylglucosamine-6-phosphate deacetylase yields MTRLALTGADVFDGTALHPGAVLMLDGAQVVGIRSDVPAGVAEQRLGGGVLAPGFVDLQVNGGGGAMVGPATDAAQLARICAAHARLGATGLLPTLITDRPEVTAQVIAAGIACIGTPGFLGLHLEGPHLDPRRAGAHDPALIRPMTDADCDALCNAAARLPALMVTLAPCAATPDQIARLAAAGVIVSLGHTDATCAEATAAFAAGARAATHLFNAMSGLGHREPGLVGAVLSGNVAAGIIADGVHVAPEVLRIALAARPDGLFLVSDAMAVAGTDAADFTLNGRRVLRQQGRLVLENGTLAGADLTLPQAVARLIRLGVARERALAMAGAVPAALIGAPAGHLRPGDRADMVHLGPDLALSAVWQAGGRIV; encoded by the coding sequence ATGACGCGCCTTGCCCTGACCGGGGCCGATGTCTTTGACGGAACTGCGCTGCACCCCGGCGCCGTGCTGATGCTGGACGGGGCGCAGGTGGTGGGAATTCGGTCCGATGTGCCGGCTGGGGTCGCCGAACAGCGGCTGGGCGGCGGCGTGCTGGCACCGGGGTTTGTCGACCTTCAGGTGAACGGGGGCGGCGGTGCCATGGTCGGGCCTGCGACCGATGCCGCGCAGCTGGCCCGCATCTGCGCCGCCCATGCCCGGCTGGGGGCAACCGGCCTCCTGCCCACGCTGATCACCGACCGGCCCGAGGTGACGGCCCAGGTGATCGCGGCGGGCATCGCCTGTATCGGCACCCCGGGGTTTCTGGGCCTGCATCTGGAAGGCCCGCATCTGGACCCGCGCCGCGCAGGCGCCCATGACCCGGCACTGATCCGGCCGATGACCGATGCCGATTGCGACGCGCTGTGCAATGCCGCCGCCCGCCTGCCCGCGCTGATGGTGACGCTGGCCCCTTGCGCTGCCACCCCGGACCAGATCGCCCGGCTGGCGGCGGCCGGCGTGATCGTCAGCCTGGGCCATACCGACGCCACCTGCGCCGAGGCGACCGCCGCATTCGCCGCCGGCGCCCGCGCCGCGACCCATCTGTTCAACGCCATGAGCGGGCTTGGTCACCGCGAACCCGGGCTGGTCGGGGCCGTGCTGTCGGGGAACGTGGCGGCGGGGATCATCGCCGATGGGGTCCATGTTGCGCCCGAGGTGCTGCGCATTGCCCTTGCCGCCCGGCCCGACGGGCTGTTCCTGGTGTCCGATGCCATGGCGGTGGCTGGCACAGACGCTGCGGATTTCACGCTGAACGGCCGGCGCGTGTTGCGCCAACAGGGGCGGCTGGTGCTGGAAAACGGCACGCTGGCCGGGGCCGACCTGACGCTGCCGCAGGCGGTGGCGCGGCTGATACGGCTGGGGGTGGCGCGCGAACGGGCGCTGGCCATGGCCGGCGCGGTGCCCGCCGCGCTGATCGGCGCGCCGGCCGGGCATCTGCGGCCGGGGGACCGGGCGGATATGGTGCATCTTGGCCCCGATCTGGCGCTGTCCGCCGTCTGGCAGGCCGGCGGGCGGATCGTGTGA
- a CDS encoding DUF1178 family protein: MIRYDLRCDKGHAFDSWFASAAAYDRLAAAGHVACPDCGSTKVDKALMAPAVSRAEDRPLTAPRDPREEALADLRRQVEENSDYVGLSFAAEARAMHEGRIPERAIHGEAKPDEARKLIEDGVPVAPLPFTPSRKTN; the protein is encoded by the coding sequence ATGATCCGCTATGACCTCAGATGCGACAAGGGGCATGCCTTCGACAGCTGGTTCGCCAGCGCGGCCGCCTATGACCGGCTGGCAGCCGCCGGCCATGTCGCCTGCCCCGATTGCGGATCGACCAAGGTCGACAAGGCGCTGATGGCCCCCGCCGTGTCCCGCGCCGAGGATCGCCCGCTGACCGCCCCCCGCGACCCGCGCGAGGAAGCCCTGGCCGACCTGCGCCGCCAGGTCGAGGAAAACTCGGATTACGTCGGCCTGTCCTTCGCCGCCGAGGCCCGCGCCATGCACGAAGGCCGCATCCCCGAACGCGCCATCCATGGCGAGGCGAAACCCGACGAGGCCCGCAAGCTGATCGAAGATGGCGTGCCGGTGGCGCCGCTGCCCTTCACCCCGTCGCGCAAGACGAACTGA
- a CDS encoding phosphoribosylaminoimidazolesuccinocarboxamide synthase gives MRTLTEAVIPELPNYYRGKVRDCYDLPDTGEGERRILIASDRLSAFDRILACIPWKGQVLTGVARHWFDRTGDICPNHVLAYPDPNVVIGRKLEILPVEVVVRGYLAGTTGTSVLTMYKQGVRQMYGHTLPDGLRDNQALPAPIITPTSKAFDGGHDEPLTAAEIVAQGLLPKALWDRVTEVALALFERGQAAAADQGLILVDTKYEFGLDADGMLRIADEIHTPDSSRYWKAEGYAEAFAAGSRPPSFDKDVIRSWVAARCDPYKDDVPEIPGDMIAHTSATYIDAFEAITGSRFIPDETGASVLDRIRGNLEPWFTR, from the coding sequence ATGCGCACCCTGACCGAAGCCGTCATCCCCGAACTGCCGAACTACTACCGCGGCAAGGTGCGCGATTGCTACGACCTGCCCGACACCGGCGAGGGCGAGCGGCGGATCCTCATCGCCTCGGACCGGCTGTCGGCCTTTGACCGGATCCTCGCGTGCATCCCGTGGAAGGGCCAGGTGCTGACCGGCGTCGCCCGGCACTGGTTCGACCGCACCGGCGACATCTGCCCCAACCATGTGCTGGCCTATCCCGACCCCAACGTGGTGATCGGCCGCAAGCTGGAGATCCTGCCGGTCGAGGTGGTGGTGCGCGGCTATCTGGCGGGCACCACCGGCACCTCGGTGCTGACCATGTACAAACAGGGCGTGCGGCAGATGTATGGCCATACCCTGCCCGACGGCCTGCGCGACAATCAGGCCCTGCCTGCGCCGATCATCACCCCCACCTCCAAGGCATTCGACGGCGGCCATGACGAGCCGCTGACGGCGGCAGAGATCGTGGCGCAGGGCCTGTTGCCCAAGGCCTTGTGGGACCGGGTGACCGAGGTTGCGCTGGCGCTGTTCGAACGCGGTCAGGCGGCGGCGGCGGATCAGGGGCTGATCCTGGTGGATACGAAATACGAATTTGGTCTGGATGCCGACGGCATGCTGCGCATCGCCGATGAAATCCACACCCCCGATTCCAGCCGCTACTGGAAGGCCGAAGGCTATGCCGAAGCGTTCGCGGCCGGCAGCCGCCCGCCAAGTTTCGACAAGGATGTGATCCGGTCCTGGGTCGCGGCGCGCTGCGATCCCTACAAGGACGACGTGCCCGAGATCCCCGGTGACATGATCGCCCATACCTCGGCCACCTATATCGACGCGTTCGAGGCGATCACCGGCAGCCGCTTCATCCCCGACGAGACCGGCGCCAGCGTGCTGGACCGCATTCGCGGCAACCTGGAGCCGTGGTTCACCCGCTGA
- a CDS encoding PLP-dependent aminotransferase family protein → MTEPALADWLSQTNDVTQVFLAAGQIPDLINMAGGLPEPALWPVGDIADLAASAVRDHPAQALGYSPIEGLPALRDAIAARFSRPGLGLGRDNVLVTTGGMQALDLIGKVLLDRGGVIAAQSPAYLGALDAWRPRGPAYRPMQPGSNGFDPLATMQGAQFAYVVPNFSNPTGRLVPLAERAALLAAAQATGTWLVEDDPYGTLYYDGAPLPRILELAGTGGTYDGPVIYLGTLSKELAPGLRIGWVIAAPRMIAALTTAKQGSDMCTSGLCQLMALGAFENGLTDRILPQVLDTYRTRRDALAAAMATHLSDLLDWQLPQGGMFIWATARDPRLNTDALLRKALDHGVCITPGSVFDPLGQDRRSIRINFTLNPPARLAEGARRLAAAIRATLEAG, encoded by the coding sequence ATGACCGAACCCGCCCTTGCCGACTGGCTGTCGCAGACCAATGACGTGACGCAGGTGTTTCTGGCCGCCGGCCAGATCCCCGACCTGATCAACATGGCCGGCGGCCTGCCCGAACCCGCGCTCTGGCCGGTGGGCGACATCGCCGATCTGGCGGCAAGTGCGGTGCGCGATCATCCGGCCCAGGCGCTTGGCTACAGCCCCATCGAGGGGCTGCCCGCCCTGCGCGACGCCATTGCGGCGCGGTTTTCCCGTCCCGGGCTGGGGCTGGGCCGCGACAACGTGCTGGTCACCACCGGCGGCATGCAGGCGCTGGATCTGATCGGCAAGGTGCTGCTGGATCGGGGTGGGGTGATCGCGGCGCAATCGCCGGCCTATCTGGGCGCGCTGGATGCCTGGCGCCCGCGCGGCCCGGCCTACCGGCCGATGCAGCCGGGTAGCAACGGGTTTGATCCGCTGGCAACGATGCAGGGCGCGCAGTTCGCCTATGTGGTGCCGAATTTCTCCAACCCCACCGGGCGGCTGGTCCCGCTGGCCGAACGCGCCGCCTTGCTGGCGGCGGCACAGGCCACCGGCACCTGGCTGGTCGAGGATGACCCCTACGGCACGCTTTACTACGACGGCGCGCCGCTGCCGCGCATCCTGGAACTGGCGGGCACCGGCGGCACCTATGACGGCCCGGTCATCTATCTTGGCACGCTGTCCAAGGAACTGGCACCCGGCCTGCGCATCGGCTGGGTGATCGCGGCCCCGCGGATGATTGCCGCGCTGACCACGGCCAAGCAGGGGTCCGACATGTGCACCAGCGGGCTGTGCCAGCTGATGGCCCTGGGCGCGTTCGAAAACGGCCTGACCGACCGCATCCTGCCGCAGGTGCTGGACACCTACCGCACCCGCCGCGATGCGCTGGCGGCCGCGATGGCAACCCACCTGTCCGACCTGCTGGACTGGCAGCTGCCACAGGGCGGCATGTTCATCTGGGCCACCGCCCGCGATCCCCGGCTGAACACCGACGCGCTGCTGCGCAAGGCGCTGGACCATGGCGTCTGCATCACGCCCGGCAGCGTGTTCGACCCGCTGGGTCAGGACCGCCGGTCGATCCGCATCAACTTCACCCTCAACCCGCCCGCCCGCCTGGCCGAAGGCGCCCGTCGCCTGGCCGCCGCCATCCGCGCCACGCTGGAGGCCGGCTGA
- a CDS encoding folate-binding protein gives MTAGETDPTRVVLAISGEDRETFLQGLVTNDIRKIAQGPVYAAILTPQGKYLADFLLVPGPDGTIWLDVAAVLADDLLRRLTMYRLRARVAVDRTDLKVARGLGDLPDGAVPDPRDPALGWRIYGTQDGGPPEVDWDAIRVAYCIPETGIELIPNETYILEAGFERLQGVDFRKGCYVGQEVTARMKHKTDLRKGFVTVSVDGDAGPGTLIMAHGREVGTLFTRSGDRAIAYIRHDRAEAGMTAGDATVTL, from the coding sequence ATGACCGCAGGCGAAACCGATCCCACCCGTGTTGTGCTGGCCATCTCTGGCGAGGACCGCGAGACATTTCTGCAAGGGCTGGTGACGAACGACATCAGGAAAATCGCCCAAGGCCCGGTCTATGCGGCGATCCTTACGCCACAGGGCAAGTATCTGGCGGATTTTCTGCTGGTGCCGGGGCCCGATGGCACGATCTGGCTGGATGTGGCGGCTGTGTTGGCGGACGACCTGCTGAGACGGCTGACGATGTATCGGCTGCGGGCCAGGGTGGCGGTCGACCGGACCGACCTGAAGGTTGCGCGCGGGCTGGGCGACCTGCCCGACGGGGCGGTGCCCGACCCGCGCGATCCCGCGCTGGGCTGGCGGATTTACGGCACCCAGGACGGCGGCCCGCCGGAGGTTGACTGGGATGCGATCCGCGTGGCCTATTGCATTCCCGAAACCGGGATCGAGCTGATCCCGAACGAGACCTATATTCTGGAAGCCGGGTTCGAACGCCTTCAGGGCGTCGATTTCCGCAAGGGCTGTTACGTCGGCCAGGAAGTCACTGCCCGGATGAAGCACAAGACCGATCTGCGCAAAGGGTTCGTGACCGTTTCCGTAGACGGCGACGCAGGCCCCGGCACCTTGATCATGGCCCATGGGCGCGAGGTGGGCACGCTGTTCACCCGCTCTGGCGACCGCGCCATCGCCTATATCCGCCATGACCGCGCCGAAGCCGGGATGACGGCCGGCGATGCCACGGTCACGCTTTAG
- the thpR gene encoding RNA 2',3'-cyclic phosphodiesterase → MIRAFVALPLPDAVRARLAMAQFLLPLPRKLPPESLHITLAFLGDQPEPVLEEVHLALSALHLPPVQVAVQGFGMFGGDRPRSFHAQVVASAALDHLQARVARACAMAGAEPPARRFVPHVTLGRFRAGMADAMRLERAVADGAGFAAGPWLADRFVLFQSHPGAEGPHYQELADYPLTG, encoded by the coding sequence ATGATCCGCGCCTTTGTCGCCTTGCCCCTGCCCGATGCGGTGCGCGCGCGGCTGGCGATGGCGCAGTTCCTGCTGCCCTTGCCGCGCAAGCTGCCGCCGGAGAGCCTGCACATCACCCTGGCGTTTCTGGGCGACCAGCCGGAACCCGTGCTGGAGGAGGTGCATCTGGCGCTGTCCGCCCTGCATCTGCCGCCGGTCCAGGTGGCGGTGCAGGGGTTCGGGATGTTCGGGGGCGACCGGCCGCGGAGTTTTCATGCGCAGGTGGTTGCCAGTGCCGCGCTGGATCATCTGCAAGCGCGGGTCGCGCGGGCCTGCGCCATGGCGGGGGCGGAACCGCCGGCGCGGCGGTTCGTGCCGCATGTCACGCTGGGGCGGTTCCGGGCGGGCATGGCGGATGCGATGCGGCTGGAACGGGCGGTGGCCGATGGCGCGGGTTTTGCCGCCGGGCCGTGGCTGGCCGACCGTTTCGTGCTGTTCCAGTCGCACCCGGGCGCCGAAGGGCCGCACTATCAGGAACTTGCCGACTACCCCCTGACAGGTTGA
- a CDS encoding glycosyltransferase: MKPVILFASAVCPGQFSLLCQHLNDAGLADAFYLTMPGNKARNDARYTNLLAFDPDGDINKPGYYYAARTERSARLSRGLLKAVQQFIADRGRPDLIVCHSNWAPPQFLFDEVDVPVVSYIEFPSYHAHGWDPAYPPDPGQRLTDRNAEMVAFHQVLRSALTIVPSAYARSLFPPELQPRIAVQFEGFDVRPEPAVASDGPFTVGFAARDLSSAKGLEVFVRLVDQLVQDGEEMRFVAIGDPAAPTYGYEQQFVHRHYDDSTKTFRDYLLDRYPAARAIEFPGKLPYDQYAALVSRIDLFLYPLRHGVANWGLMEIMARGRPVIASARNFIPELVRHGDNGLLLPDDDGLWLREIRRLRDDPAERARLGAAAALTGADYHIGKIAPKFMALFQRAIAAGNPARGG, encoded by the coding sequence ATGAAGCCGGTGATCCTGTTCGCCTCGGCGGTCTGTCCGGGGCAGTTCAGCCTGCTGTGCCAGCACCTCAACGATGCCGGGCTGGCCGATGCGTTCTATCTGACAATGCCCGGCAACAAGGCCCGCAACGATGCGCGCTATACGAACCTGCTGGCCTTTGATCCCGATGGCGACATCAACAAGCCGGGCTACTATTATGCCGCCCGGACGGAGCGGTCGGCCCGGCTGTCGCGCGGGTTGCTGAAGGCGGTGCAGCAGTTCATCGCCGACCGCGGGCGGCCCGACCTGATCGTGTGCCATTCCAACTGGGCGCCGCCGCAATTCCTGTTCGACGAGGTGGATGTTCCGGTCGTCAGCTATATCGAATTTCCCAGCTATCATGCCCATGGCTGGGATCCGGCCTATCCGCCCGATCCCGGCCAGCGCCTGACCGACCGCAACGCCGAAATGGTGGCGTTTCACCAGGTGCTGCGGTCGGCGCTGACCATCGTTCCCAGCGCCTATGCCCGCAGCCTGTTCCCGCCCGAATTGCAGCCGCGCATCGCCGTGCAGTTCGAAGGGTTCGACGTGCGGCCCGAACCGGCCGTCGCCTCGGACGGGCCGTTCACGGTGGGCTTTGCCGCGCGCGATCTGTCCAGCGCCAAGGGGCTGGAGGTGTTCGTGCGGCTGGTGGACCAACTGGTGCAGGATGGCGAGGAGATGCGCTTTGTCGCCATCGGCGATCCGGCGGCACCGACCTATGGCTATGAACAGCAGTTCGTCCACCGCCACTATGACGACAGCACCAAGACCTTTCGCGACTATCTGCTGGACCGCTACCCGGCGGCCCGGGCCATCGAGTTTCCCGGCAAGCTGCCCTATGACCAGTATGCCGCGCTGGTGAGCCGGATCGACCTGTTCCTCTATCCCTTGCGCCACGGGGTGGCGAACTGGGGGCTGATGGAGATCATGGCGCGCGGGCGGCCGGTCATCGCCTCGGCGCGCAATTTCATCCCCGAACTGGTGCGGCATGGCGACAACGGCCTGCTGTTGCCCGATGACGACGGGCTGTGGCTGCGCGAGATCCGGCGGCTGCGCGACGATCCGGCCGAACGGGCGCGGCTGGGGGCGGCGGCGGCGCTGACCGGGGCGGACTACCACATCGGCAAGATCGCGCCGAAGTTCATGGCCCTGTTCCAGCGCGCCATTGCGGCGGGCAATCCGGCCCGCGGGGGGTAG